The segment CTATGTAACGACCCAAAGTTTCATAAACTACATTAACCGAGTCACCCAATGCTATCACCATGATATACTTTGTCGTGGGATGTATATTGGTAATTGCCCGTTAACGGTGGTTTCCATGAAGATCGTTGCAGCTGACACGGGTGGTGCACTGCTCACGGAGGACTATGAACCGGTTGGCCTGATAGCGACGGCGGCGGTACTCGTTGAGAGGCCCTACAGGACCGCGGCCCTGAGCGTGGCCCGCTACGCGGATCCGTTCAACTACGATATGAGCGGCAGGCAGGCGGTAAGGGACGAGGCTTTCCTGGCCGTTGAACTCGCGAGGGAAGTCAGGCCCGATGTAATTCACCTCGACTCCACCATCGGGGGAATAGAGGTCAGGAAGCTCGACGAGCCGACGATAGATGCCCTGACGATAACCGACAGGGGCAAGGAAGTGTGGAAGGACTTGGCCAAGGACCTTCAGCCCCTGGCAAAGAAATTCTGGGAGGAGACGGGGATAGAGATAATCGCCATCGGCAAGTCGAGCGTTCCCGTGAGGATAGCGGAAATCTACGCAGGCCTCTACACCGCCAAGTGGGCGATTGACTACGCGAGGGAGCACGGCAAGGCCACCGTCGGCCTGCCGAGGTATATGAAAGTTGAAATCCGCCCCGGAAAAATCCACGGCGAGAGCCTTGACCCACGCGAGGGCGGTCTCTTCGGGGAGATTGAGGCAAAAACGGAAGGAATCGGCTGGGAGCTCTATCCAAACCCGCTCGTGAGGCGCTTCATGGTGCTAGAAGTTTGGAAGGAGTGATACAAAGTTTTTTAACCGATTATTCATTACTTTTTTCTTCTGAAAGCCTCGCCCTTCACGGCGGGGAGGAGGTCAGTTCTCGCGGTTCCTGTGATACTCGTTATCTGGTTGTTCAATTTCGTAGATGATGTAATTGGCATCGTGGGGGGATTTGGAGTTGTGGTTTTGTATCAGCTTTTTCTCGGTGCCATGGTCTCCAACGAAATAGAAAAATTAAGAAGGGAACGGAAAGATGGCTGGCGCTACGGCTGGTATTAGTCCAGCTCGCTCGGGAACTTTATCGCGTCGAACGGGCAGAGCTGGTTGCAGACGCCGCATCCGGTGCAGAGCAGGTTGTCTATCCTGACCTTGTTGGTATCTGGCTCGTAAACGAGCGCCGGACAGCCGGTCAGGAGTATGCAGGCCTTGCAGCCGGTACACTTGTCCTCGACGACAACCGGTATCTCTCCTATCTCGCCGCGCCTTATGACCGGTATAACGCACTCCTGCTTCGCTATTATCACCGCCGGCCCATCGATCTGCATCGCCTCCTTTATGGCCTCCCTGGTGGCCTTGAGGTCGTAGGGGTCAACGGTCTTGACGTACTTAACTCCTAACGCCTTGACGAGGGCCTCTATGTCAATCTCGTTGAACTTCCTGCCGGTCTCACTCCCGCCCGTTCCCGGATGAGGCTGGTGGCCGGTCATCGCGGTGGTTCTGTTGTCGAGTATCATCACCAGAACGTTCAGGTTCTTGTAGACGGCATCAACCAGCGGCTGGATTCCGTTGTGGAAGAACGTCGAATCGCCGATGGTGGCTATCACCTTCTTGTTCAGCGCCACGCTCTGGCCGTTGGCCAGGCTTATGCTAGCGCCCATCACGTACTCGGTCCAGATGGCTTCGAGCGGTGGGAGGAGCGAGAGGGCGTAGCAGCCTATGTCGCCGTGTATCGGGACGCTGTATCTGCCGAGCTTGAGGTCCCTCAGAGCGTCCAGCGCGGCCCTGTAGGAGCCCCTGTGAGGACAGCCTGGGCACATCCCAGGGGGTCTCTTCGGGGCGAGGCTTTCGGCGTATTTGACCCCCTCGGGCTTCTCGTAGGTCTCTCCTTCCTCGCCGATGAGCCTCAGCAGCGCGTTTCTCACGAGGCTCGGGGTGAGC is part of the Thermococcus celericrescens genome and harbors:
- a CDS encoding DUF4152 family protein — translated: MKIVAADTGGALLTEDYEPVGLIATAAVLVERPYRTAALSVARYADPFNYDMSGRQAVRDEAFLAVELAREVRPDVIHLDSTIGGIEVRKLDEPTIDALTITDRGKEVWKDLAKDLQPLAKKFWEETGIEIIAIGKSSVPVRIAEIYAGLYTAKWAIDYAREHGKATVGLPRYMKVEIRPGKIHGESLDPREGGLFGEIEAKTEGIGWELYPNPLVRRFMVLEVWKE